The nucleotide window CGTTTCTTGCAAGTTGCTCCGAGTCAAGCCGGCCGTCTTCGCTTGGGTAATAAATCCAATCACTGGCGTCCCCTCTTCAATCAAGGCGATAGTTCCGTGTTTCAATTCACCGGAAGCAAAACCTTCACATTGAATGTACGAAATTTCCTTCAGCTTCAACGCTGCTTCCAAAGAAACGGCGTGATCGAGGCCTCGGCCGATGTAGAAGGCTCGGTTGGTCTGCAACAGGTAGTCACTAGAAATCTTCTCCAACTTGTCCTTTTCATCAACAATGGCTTGCATTCCCGTAGCAACCAAACCAAGTTGCTGGCGAATGTTAAAGTTTTGGGCAATGATCTGACCCGTCATCTGACCTAAAGCTTTAGCCAGGATAGCCTCCAATGCAATTTGGGCGGTGTAGGCTTTCGTAGAAGCAACGGCAATTTCTGGACCAGCATGGAGTAGCAACGTGTAAGTGGCTTCACGGGATAACGTGGAGTTTTGGACGTTGGTAATTGTCAAGCTTGGGTAGCCAGCATCATTGACGTTAACCAAGACCTCACGACTATCAGCCGTTTCACCGGACTGTGTCAGGAAGATAAAGAATGGCTTTTCAGACAACATCGGTTGCTCGTAGGCAAACTCGGAAGAGACGTGCACTTCCGTTGGAATGTGGGCCAAATTTTCAAAGAGCCGCTTTCCAACTAACCCGGCGTGGTAACTGGTACCAGCACCAACGATGTATAACCGATCAGCATCCTTCATAGCTTTCAACAACGTATTATCAATTTGGGGTTCGCCATGTTCTGACAAGTAAGTCTGAGCCAACTTGCGCATCACGTTAGGTTGTTCATCGACTTCTTTTAACATGTAGAATGGGTAAGTTCCCTTATCAGCTTCGTCAGCGTTCATATCAACATGGAATGGCTTCCGTTCTACGGCATTACCTTCAGCATCTTGAATAGCCACCTTGTCAGGCGTGATGGTCACAACTTCACCATCCATTAATTCTAAGAAGTCATGGGTTTCTCGTAACATTGCCAAAGCATCAGAACAAACGACGTTAAAGCCTTCGCCCACACCAATCAACAGTGGACTCTTATTCTTTGCAACAAATAATGTGTCAGGTTGTTCCCGATCCATCATTAAGAAGGCATATGAAGACCCCTTTAACAAGCTCAACGTCTTTAAGAAGGCTTGCTTAGCATCTAACTTATCTTCAACAGCAAATTTGTCGATCAATTGAACAACCACTTCAGTATCCGTTTGGCTCCGGAAAGGAACGTCACTCAAGTACTTCGCTTTTAATTCTTGGAAGTTGTCGATGACACCGTTGTGGACCAGGTAGAACCGGTCATCGTTAGAGAAATGAGGATGCGCATTATCAACGCTAACTACCCCATGGGTTGCCCAACGTGTATGACCAATCCCGGTTGATCCGTGAACATCTGGCGTAATTTTTTCACGTAAATCAGCGATTCGCCCCTTGGTCTTGACCAAGTAGTCTTCGCCCTTTTGATCATTTACGTAAATACCAGCTGAATCATAGCCCCGGTATTCCAACTTCTGGAGGCCCTCAACTAAAATCTTGACTGCGTTGTCGTTCCCCGTAACACCAACAATTCCACACATAATTTTTCTTCCTTTGCTTGACGCCATACCCGGTTCGACCGGACGGGTCAGTTTTTTATGAATTTAAGAAATGTATCCCTTTTCTAATTAATTGGTATAGACTGAAACACTTTGAAAAACATTCCTGAATGACTATACTTTACAGCCTTCTTAGGGGGTTGTCAATTAGAAAGTTCAAAAATGGTCTATCATTGTATTTTCAAAAAAAGGATGCCCACTCTCACAAGTAGTCACCCTCTAATTGCTTATTCCACGCCAACCTCAGCACGAACAACTGCGACGATTCGATCAACGTAAGCCGAAACCGTCTCTTTGGTTGGTGCTTCCGCCATGACCCGTAAAAGGGGTTCTGTTCCAGAAGGACGCACTAACACACGACCGTCACCGTTCATTTCCTTTTCAAC belongs to Levilactobacillus yonginensis and includes:
- the glmS gene encoding glutamine--fructose-6-phosphate transaminase (isomerizing); its protein translation is MCGIVGVTGNDNAVKILVEGLQKLEYRGYDSAGIYVNDQKGEDYLVKTKGRIADLREKITPDVHGSTGIGHTRWATHGVVSVDNAHPHFSNDDRFYLVHNGVIDNFQELKAKYLSDVPFRSQTDTEVVVQLIDKFAVEDKLDAKQAFLKTLSLLKGSSYAFLMMDREQPDTLFVAKNKSPLLIGVGEGFNVVCSDALAMLRETHDFLELMDGEVVTITPDKVAIQDAEGNAVERKPFHVDMNADEADKGTYPFYMLKEVDEQPNVMRKLAQTYLSEHGEPQIDNTLLKAMKDADRLYIVGAGTSYHAGLVGKRLFENLAHIPTEVHVSSEFAYEQPMLSEKPFFIFLTQSGETADSREVLVNVNDAGYPSLTITNVQNSTLSREATYTLLLHAGPEIAVASTKAYTAQIALEAILAKALGQMTGQIIAQNFNIRQQLGLVATGMQAIVDEKDKLEKISSDYLLQTNRAFYIGRGLDHAVSLEAALKLKEISYIQCEGFASGELKHGTIALIEEGTPVIGFITQAKTAGLTRSNLQETMARGAKTFTIVRESLAIKGDDLVLPDVDEMLMPLLSVVPAQLLAYYTSLNKGLDVDKPRNLAKSVTVE